In Candidatus Manganitrophus morganii, the genomic window GGCCGCCGTGTCGGCCCCGCCGAAATCGAGTCGGTCCTCATCTCACACCCCGCCGTCTCCGAGGCGGCGGCGATCGGCGTCCCCGATCCGATCAAGGGAGAGGCGATCGTTTGTCTCGTCGTGTTGAAGCCGGGCCAATCGGCCGATGAACAAAGCCTTGCAGACCAAGTGACCGAGGCGATGGGAAAAGCGCTCCGCCCCAAAGCAATCCGCATCGTCTCCGATCTTCCCAAAACCCGATCGGCCAAAATCGTCCGCCGTGTCATCCGGGCAAAGCTTCTCGGACAATCTCTGGGAGATCTCACCTCGATTGAAAATCCCGCCGCAATCGAAGAAATCGCTGCGCTATCAAAAGAAAAATAACGGGAAGCGGTAAGCCGTCCTCCCCTGTTTTGAACTCAAACCTCTATTGAAAAAGGAAAGTGATAAAGGTAAACTATCGCATTAGTGATGTGTGGAGATGGAGGAAGAATGACGGCGGAGTTCGTCAAGGTGGCTCGGCTTCAAGAGATTCCGATGGAAAAAGGGAAGGTCATCCAGGTAGAGGGAAAGGAGATCGCGCTCTTTCGATCGGATGGATCGGTCTATGCAATCGATAATCTCTGCCTGCATGAGGGGGGGCCGCTCGGTCACGGACCGGTGAAGGATGGAGTCGTCACCTGCCCCTGGCACCTCTGGCGGTTTGATGTTCGAACCGGCGCGATGGTTGAAGCGCCGTCGATGAAGGTCGATTGCTTCGCCGTCAAAGTCGAAGGGGAAGAGGTTTACCTCGATGTCTCCTCCTTGACCGCTCCGGTCCGAAGAAACCAGACGATCCTGCGGCGATTGGTCGCCGGAGAGACGGCGGAGACATTGGCGAAGGAGTACCACCTTGTTCCGGAAGAGATCGAGCGGATTGCAAAACAGGCCCGGATCGGAGAGCGTTTGGTTTGGCTCGGCGAGCTCTTCCAGCGTCAGGGGGCGATCTACAGTCAAGATCTGCTCCGGATTCCGTATCGAGATCTGGAAGGAATCTCCTACGGGGCGCAGGAAAAACTCGACGAGTTGATCGAATTGCTTTGAGAGGAAATGAGATGTCCGAAGAGAATCGTCCGCTCCCGCTCAGAGGGTTGAGACACTTGGCGCTGAAGGTCACCGATATCGGAAAATCGCGCCGGTTTTACGAGGGAATTCTTGGGATGCGCATCGTCTGGGAGCCCGATCCTGAGAATCTCTATCTGAGCTTCGGGTCGGACAATCTGGCGCTTCATCAGATTCCGCCGGGAGAGACGCCGCCGGCGGAAATGGGACAGCGTCTCGACCATTTCGGTTTCATTGCGGAGAACGAGTCGATCGTCGATGCCATGGTCGAAAAAATGGAGACGGCCGGTGTTCCGATCGTCAAACCGGTGAAGCGGCACCGAGACGGGAGCTATTCTTTTTACATGGCGGACCCGGACGGAAATGTGATTCAAGTTCTGTATGAGCCGCATATCAGCCCGCTTCCATAGAGGAGAAGCTTTTTAAAGAATTCTTTTTTTGTATTTTCTTCTCTTGACCTCTTTTAAAATTCAGTATATATTCTCACGATCTTATCTGGTGGGAGGGTGAAGGGGCCCCCCTCCCGACTGAGGAGTTCATTCAGTCTTAAAGAAAGACGCGTGGCCCGCTCCGATGGTTGTCACAGCCAAGGCAGGAGGCGCCCGCCTTGGCAAGATTGGATCAATCGTACTTCTACCTATAAGGAGGATGAACGTATGGCCAAAGCCATGACCAAGTCTCAGATCGCCGACACCCTTTCAAAGAAGACCAGTCTCCCGAAGAAAACAGCGGTTCAATTTCTCGATGAATTGGCCGGGCTCGCCTACCGGGAAGCGAAGAACACCTTTACCCTTCCCGGAATCGGGAAGCTTGTTCTGGTCAATCGTAAGGCGAGAATGGGACGGAACCCGCAGACGGGCGAGGCGATCAAGATCCCGGCGAAGCGCGTGGTGAAATTCCGTGTTGCGAAGGCGGCGAAAGACTCGATCTTAGGAAAGAAATAGTTCCACAGTTTGCATTTCTGTAGGGGCACGACATCACGACCTGTCGTGCCCCTATTTTTTTGTCACCCCTCGGCCGTCATTTTTTTGACGGCCTCGGTTAGAAGCGGAAGGATCTCAAAAATATCTCCGACGATGCCGTAGGTGGCGATCTTGAAGATCGGGGCGTTCGGGTCTTTGTTGATGGCGACAATATATTTGGAAGAGGACATTCCGGCCTGATGCTGAATCGCCCCGGAGATGCCGCATGCCACGTAGAGAACGGGCGAGACCGTCTTTCCCGTCAAGCCGACCTGATAAGCGTGCGGCTTCCATCCGGCATCGACGGCGGCGCGGGACGCCCCCACCGCCGCGCCGAGCGCCTCGGCGAGCTCTTCAACCAGCTTGAAGTTTTCGGGCGCCTTCAATCCCCGCCCCCCGGAAACGATGATCCGGGCTTCCGTTAACTCGACTTTTGATCCGACCGTCGTAACGACCTCTTTTACCTTATCGCTCAATTTTGCAAGATCGATGGGGGGGGCAACCTTTTCGATGACCGGCTCGCGGGCGGGATCGGGCGAATGGACCGGAAAGACATTCGGCCGGAGCGTGGCCACTTGAAGGGTCGGCTGCCGGCTCGTCAGTCTTGAGAGGAGCTTCCCTGCATAGATCGGGCGGGTCGCCGTCGCAACGCCCCCCTCTCTGATTTCCAATCCGACACAATCTCCCATGAAGGGACCTTTGAGTTTGGCCGCCAGTTTGGGGCCGAGATCTTTTCCCATCGCGGTCGCTCCCATGAGGATGAGCGAGGGTTGGATTCTTTTCGCCACGTCGGCGAGGATGGAGGCATACCCTTCCGACGAGTAGAGCCGCAGCTCGGGCGTTTCAGCCAGATAGACTTTATCGGCTCCGCCGGCAGCCAAGCCTTTCGCCTCCGATGCGATCCGATCTCCGATCAACACCACCTCTACCTCTCCGCCGGCCTTTTGAATGAGCCGACGGGCGGCGCCGAGCGCTTCCAATCCGACCCGTTTGACCTTGCCGTCCCGTTGTTCCGCAAAAACCAAAATCCCTGCCATGGTGCCTCCTTCAATCGTCACGGTTCCTTGAACTTGTCGAGC contains:
- a CDS encoding Rieske 2Fe-2S domain-containing protein, with protein sequence MTAEFVKVARLQEIPMEKGKVIQVEGKEIALFRSDGSVYAIDNLCLHEGGPLGHGPVKDGVVTCPWHLWRFDVRTGAMVEAPSMKVDCFAVKVEGEEVYLDVSSLTAPVRRNQTILRRLVAGETAETLAKEYHLVPEEIERIAKQARIGERLVWLGELFQRQGAIYSQDLLRIPYRDLEGISYGAQEKLDELIELL
- a CDS encoding VOC family protein, which gives rise to MSEENRPLPLRGLRHLALKVTDIGKSRRFYEGILGMRIVWEPDPENLYLSFGSDNLALHQIPPGETPPAEMGQRLDHFGFIAENESIVDAMVEKMETAGVPIVKPVKRHRDGSYSFYMADPDGNVIQVLYEPHISPLP
- a CDS encoding HU family DNA-binding protein — its product is MAKAMTKSQIADTLSKKTSLPKKTAVQFLDELAGLAYREAKNTFTLPGIGKLVLVNRKARMGRNPQTGEAIKIPAKRVVKFRVAKAAKDSILGKK
- a CDS encoding electron transfer flavoprotein subunit alpha/FixB family protein — encoded protein: MAGILVFAEQRDGKVKRVGLEALGAARRLIQKAGGEVEVVLIGDRIASEAKGLAAGGADKVYLAETPELRLYSSEGYASILADVAKRIQPSLILMGATAMGKDLGPKLAAKLKGPFMGDCVGLEIREGGVATATRPIYAGKLLSRLTSRQPTLQVATLRPNVFPVHSPDPAREPVIEKVAPPIDLAKLSDKVKEVVTTVGSKVELTEARIIVSGGRGLKAPENFKLVEELAEALGAAVGASRAAVDAGWKPHAYQVGLTGKTVSPVLYVACGISGAIQHQAGMSSSKYIVAINKDPNAPIFKIATYGIVGDIFEILPLLTEAVKKMTAEG